ctcccccatCTGCCTGTCCCTTGTCCTGTTGTTTGGGAGGTCCCACGGAGGCCTGGGTGGGACCCCTCCCTGGCCTGGGGGACAGGGACAGTAGTCTCAGATGGCCTGGTCCCTCCTCTGCTCACCACACACCAGTGTTTAGTTATCATACCACACTTTGGATCCAGGCTCCCTTGGGGAGCTCATTAGGAGCCTTGAAGCcaagcaggggagggagagggggctgcCTTTAACACACCTATTGCCAGCAATAGTACAAACTCTTTTTCCCCAGGGTGAGACCAGAGCCCTGGGCTGTGAGTTGGGGGAAGAGTCAgatccctcctcctcctgcatgCCGTGTGGCGCCCATTGGCAACCCTGGCCCAAGACCGGAGGGCTGGTGGGGTAGAGAGGAGGCACAGAAGGAAATACGGCAGGTCTCCCCATGTTTGTTTGCTGTGCACTGCATCCCTCTACTCTCTGGCTTCTTCTGGGCTGCAGACTTTGGTTTTTCATCCCTGAGATGGGGAGGACGTGGGGCCACACCCTGGCCTGTCCTGCTTGGCTTATGGGGGTGGAGCCTGTGATGGGAGTTGGGGCAGAACGTGGCTGGAGCCTGAGGCTAGGGCCACTTCTTGACGGGCTGCCAGTGCTGCTGAGGCCCAAGGCAGAGCAGACTGGGGAGGGGTTGGTGGGCACGGCTGAGTCTTAAACCTTCTTCAAGGCTTCCTGTCGCTGGCAGGTCGGGCAGCCCCTGGGACCTGGGACCTGAGTGGAACAGGGTTGTGGGTAGGCTGCTGAATAAGGAGGGGGGAATGGTGGAGAAGGTCACCAGGGCTCTCATGGGCGGGGAGAGAGCAGGGTCAACAGACCAACAAAATGGAGGATTCACTTAGCCAACCCACCCATGTCAGCTTCCCAAGCCTCCTTAGGTCATGCTCAAAAGTCCTGCCTGGACACCTCCAGATTTCAATGGCATCAAGCAAGGCACTTCATTATctgtaggcctcagtttcctgatctttGCAGGAAGGAGAATCATCTCCCCCCACAACCCTGCCCCACTTTGGGAGCTGCCCTGGACTTGGCAGGGTGAGAGACGCTGGGCTTCACACAGAGGACAATTATCAGACACTGTTtatcctttcttccctccagcaTCCCTGAGAGCAAGGCCCAGAATATTCATTCTCTTTTCACAGATGAgcacactgaggcccagagaaaagtCATTTAGTATGCTGAGCCAGGATCTCCTAAACCAGTCCAGAGCCTGAGGCCTCCGAAGTGAGGTGTTTATGAACTCCAGGGATGCTGCACCAGGCTCACCACTGACTGGAggcccctccctccacacctcccCCCACAGCACAGGGCCAAGGCCAAGTCCCTTATCCACCAGGATACCCGTTTTTACACCCAAAGGCTAGAGCCTTGAGGACACAACCTCCAAATAGTCCTAGGTCCCTAAGCACAGCAGCACTCCCGAAGGAAAGCCATCCCAGGCCCCAAGGCCACTCCAGTGCCTCCCTCAAGGGAAGCTTGTGGTAGTAAGCAGAACTTGTCTGAGGCAGGCAGACCTTACTGAATGTCAGCTATGCCACTTATACGTGACCCTGACAAGCCACTCACCCTCAGGAAGCCTCCACCTTCTCTCTATATACTGGGGATATGACAGCTCAATGAGAATCATGATGGGCAATGAGGGACATACGGTGCCTCGCACATCCAGGAGCTCGGGAGCGGTGCCTGCTATCATTCCCCCCAGGACCCTAGGCTCCCAGAGTCTCCTTCTCAGTAGCCTGGTCATCCAAGATTTCTTCAATCTACTTTCAGAGGCAAACATTTATTAGTCATCTACTATTCCACAGGAAATACCAAGCCAGCCACTGTAGCAGATAAAATGGCAAGCCCGTGCCCTGCCTTCAGGTGCCCACCAGCCTGCACTCCTTCCTAGTTGCACCAAGATCCATCCAGTCCAGTCTCTGCTGCCGCCGTCCCTGCAGTTGGGCCTGGCCGGTTTGTCATCATGGCAGCCCTGATCGCAGAGAACTTCCGCTTCCTCTCACTGTTCTTCAAGAGCAAGGACGTAATGATTTTCAATGGGCTGGTGGCACTGGGCACAGTGGGCAGCCAGGAGCTGTTCTCTGTGGTGGCTTTCCACTGCCCCTGCTCGCCAGCCCGTAACTACCTATATGGGCTGACAGCCATCGGCGTGCCCGCCCTGGCACTCTTCCTCATTGGTGTCATCCTCAACAACCACACCTGGAACCTGGTCGCTGAGTGCCAGTACCGGAGGACCAAGAACTGCTCAGCTGCTGCCAACTTCCTCCTTCTAAGCTCCATCCTGGGCCGTGCGGCCGTGGCCCCCGTCACCTGGTCTGTCATCTCCCTACTCCGTGGTGAGGCCTATGTCTGTGCTCTCAGTGAGTTTGTGGACCCCTCCTCACTTACGGCTGGGGAAGAGGGCTTCCCACCAACCCATGCCACAGAAATCCTGGCCAGGTTCCCTTGTGGAGAGGGCCCTGCCAACCTGTCAGGCTTCCGGGAGGAGGTGAGCCGCAGGCTCAAGTATGAGTCCCAGGTAAGGCTATGCAAAAGCaacctccctctcctttcttcccaggTGGTGGCTGGTGGTTGTTAGGTTGGCCCAGCGTTAAGAGATGAAGTTGGGAGTTGATTCTCAGGGGCTAAGGTTTCCAGGAAAGCACTAGATTATCAGTCAGGTATCAGAGATAGATAACCCATGGGTTAGTGGGGCAAGGGTCAATTCCAGCCCCAAAGAgatcattttaaacattaaagaaatGTCTTTTTGGCCCACACTGAGCCTTGATACCAGTCACAGGTTAAGCTCTTTACTCCTATCTGATTGAGCACAAAACCCTTCAAGTTTATGAAACATTTACTGTCAGCTGTAAATTGATAGTGGAGTGTGGCTGCCTCTGGGGATGAGCAGTTCCCCTCCTGAGAAAGGCCCCAGCAGAGTCAGCCTTAAGTGCTGCTGATAGGGGAGTCCCGTGAGCCACAAGGGGTGTCAAATCAGGAAACGGCAGCCGCTGCCTGGATCCTGGCTTCAGCTTTGGCTTAGTTCTGAAGCAGAGGCTGTTCAGCCGAGAAAGGCGAAAGGCAGAGACCTGGGCAGAACCAGAAAACTGAGCTGGAAGTGTTAACTTACAGAAATGGGGTGAGACAAGCAGCACAAAAATTTCTAAAAGTCTCCTTTCGGATACCTAAGAAACACAAGTAGCAGAGAAGCAGGGCTGGAGACAGCGCCAAAGGAGGTGGAAGATggtagacagaaaaataaaatctactgaCAATGCTCAAATGCCCACACATCTCTGGGCAGGATCAAATAGGGACACAAAGGTGAGGTGACTGACAATCCTCACCCTCAGTAGGCTCCCACCCAAGCAAGCATGAGATGAGCACATGGGAGATTACAAAACGAGGCAAGGAGTGGTCATGTAAGAGGAACCAGGCTACGGGGCACACAGGGAGGCAAGATTGCTCCCAGAGGAgccttttaaggcttccagagGTGGCATCTGGGTTGAGGCTGGCAGTTTGAGCTGGATTTTGATGGGCTGAGATGTGGAGTGGGGACTTCGGGGCTGAAGGAATGGCAGAAAATGCTGGAGGCAGAGTCCAAGATGAGAGGAAGTGTGAGTTCAAGGGAGTGAGGACAAAGGTGGAACCACAGCCGTGAGGGCCTGCTTCACTTACAGGAGCAGCGTCTGTGGCCCAGGAGGTGACGGCCAGCTCCCGTGGGGCTCTGAGGCTCACGTACCCACCCCCGGACCAGCTCCCATTTCttcctggggcagggggcagtcAGATAGCTCCTTGCCCCTCCTCAACCCTACCCCTTCTCTGCCCAGCTCTTTGGGTGGCTGCTCATTGGTGTGGTAGCCATCCTGGTGTTCCTGACCAAGTGCCTCAAGCATTActgctcaccactcagctaccgCCAGGAGGCCTACTGGGCGCAGTACCGCACCAACGAGGACCAGCTCTTCCAGCGCACGGCCGAGGTGCATTCACGGGTGCTGGCTGCCAACAACGTGCGCCGCTTCTTTGGCTTTGTGGTGCTCAGCAAGGATGATGAGGAGCTGGCTGCCAAGTTCCAAGTAGAAGGCACACAGCCGAGACCACAGTGGAACGCCATCACTGGCGTCTATTTGTACCGCGAGAACCAGGGCCTTCCACTCTATAGCCGCCTGCACAAGTGGGCCCAGGGTCTGGCGGGCAACGGCATGGCCCCAGACAATGTGGAGATGGCCCTGCTCACCTCCTAAGGGTCCTGTTCCCACACTCTTTGCTAATGACAGTCCTTGGTCCCAAACTGAACCCCTCTTCCTACTTGTATCTGCATCAGAAGGGGATTTTTTCTTTTACCCATAGCTTTTTAGGGAAACAGGTCAAGAGTAAGGAACAGAAAGTAACCTGGGATGTGGAAGAGAAAGCTGGTAGACATGTGGTCAGCTCTGACTGGAAAGTTCTCAGACCTGAAGAAACCCCTCCACTGTTGACACCAGCCACTTGGTCAACAGCTTTAGAGAAAAGACCCTTTCCCAGAACTGGTCCTTAATTAACTGTAATATGAATGACCTTTTACTAGTGGGAATCCAAGGCTGGGAAGCCCTGGCCAGTAGAGCCAGATGACAAGAAAACCCATTAGTATAGGATATTGTGCAGTTAATTTGTGTGTGAACTGCATGTGGACACCTCACTTGGCAGTGCTCAGCTGGGAAGCTGCCCTCCAATATATGTTTCTaactttattttatgtacttacattttttataaagattttaCTAATATAAAAGACTAGCTTGGTGTCTGCATGATTACTGGGCCCTGTCAGCAGGCTAGTGGTCATGTGGACAGGCCCAAATCCCATCCCCTGTGAGAGGAAGGGGACAAAGACACTCTTGGCAAGATTAAAATGGATGAAAGGGCAGGCAGcggggcagggaggcccaggtgTTCACACACGGGAAGACTCTGGGGGCTGATGATCTCTTGGCAATTAGACTCAGTTATCTGATTTGATCTTGGGAACAGACGGAGCCTGGGCTTTTTCAGAGGGACGCTCAGTTTAAATTTCACAGGTCGGAAAATCTTGCAGTGAGCAAGGCAGGCTGGCTTTTACAACCTAGAACCAGGCtaggcccagctctgcctccctgcccaTCTGCCTGCCCTTGCCTGATAACCTCCACCACCTCTAAAGCCTGTGATGCTCTCCCTTGTCCCCATCCTGCTTCCTGGCATACCACTCAGTCATTTCCCACCAAAAGGACGCCAGCTCGCAGGATATTTATAGCTCTGCCAAAGAAAACTCTTAATTCCCTCAAGCCCAAGCCAAAAAGGAACAGGCTTCAACAACTAGCCGGGTCTGTGCTGGCCTCCAAAAACTCATCTCTCCCCAGAGCTACAAGGAGACACAGAGAGGCCGCGTGGCTCTCCCCAAAGCAGGTTCTCACAGATGCTCCTCCCTGCCGGGCCCTGGTCAGCACACAACATATGCGCTTGCACTTGATCTATGGCAAGCCTTCAGGAAGGACTTTCTAACCCCATTTCACCAATGAGTCATCCCATTCAGAGAGGCTGGGTGTCTGACTGGGAGGAGACCCCACCAGGTGATTTAAGCCATTATCTGCAGCTTTCCTCTCAGGCACTCAGCTCCCCCGATTTTCCTTCCTGGGCTCTACCTCTGtcctcctgtcctccacaaaAAGGCACAAGCTACCAGCTGAGCTGAAGATGAGGGAACGCTCAGACTCTGACAGCTAGGGAAAGGGACCACTCCCTGGACCCTATGGACCCTTTCTGTGACCAAGAGCCTGCCAGAGCCAAGAGGGACCCCTGACCATTAAGAGGCAGCTCTTCCATTCCTGCTTCCCAAGGAACTCCCATCAAGGAAAGACCCTCAGCTTCCTGGGGAGTCCAACAGCCTGCAAGCACTGAGCAgcctcagaaaaggaaaaaactgaaataaattggTACTAACATAAGcacaaaggaattataaatctcAAACTCTTTCTTATCATGACAGGATTTCCCCAAGGGAGCTGCAGAAAAAGCAGCACTTAAAAAAGTCCTCAGGCACCGGGCAGTTGCCGAGGCCCCACAGGCTGGCCCACTAAGCGCGGCTATCAGAGCCAGCCCACCACTAGTCTTCCAACACAGAGCCCTTAGCTTCCACGTATTCCAGGGCCTTCTTCTTTACGGCTTGCACGTCCTTCTCGGTGCCGTGCTGCTTCTCATAGTCCAGGTAGCGCTTGAAGAAGAATTTCATTCGCTTGGGGGCCAGGCTCAGGTGAATGACCCGCTCGAAGACGTCCCTGTGAGGAAAAACAGAGTGGCACTGCCCCGGCCATGGGATTTCCGGCTAGCCTCACCCACTGCTCGCAGGCCCTGGAGCTAGGGTCCTGTGATCTGGCAAGCCCACGGCTTATCTCTATTAGCATTTTAAGCTTCCACCAGTGGCCCTGGGGAAAGAGGGACCGACCACCTTTCTAGATGAGCAGACACCCAGAGATGTTAAAAGGCTTACTGGCCCAAAGTCATACAGGCAATCAGGACCAAGCTGCTCAGGGGGGACACGCACAGAGGTCCGAGGTCTAGATCTGTGAGGAAACCTTGAGTGTGGCACTAGTTCTTTCTGGACCTCAGTCTACCCATCGCTGATCCTCCCCTGCCTTGTGGGGAACATTCTCTATGATTAGAGCCAGGCACAGTGTTAATTATGAGGAAAACCTAAGTTTCCTCAGGCCCAGGCCAGGGCTACCCTTCCTCCCACCCAAGGTTCCAGACAGACCTGAGGCTGGCCTCTGaggcagaaaaataaagtgaaaaagtgAATGTCACAAGCCCTGGCACATCATGTCAAAGCTGTTTTTCCAGAGTAGGAGAACTTGGGATGCTGGGAGCTGCTGGCAGCCTAAAACTCCTCTACTTGGCCAATGCCCCTGACCTCCCACAGGGAAATTCAGCTGCAGTCTCCTTCCCCTCTCACCGGGCTTCCTTCTGGCTGCCATGCTTGATGGTCATGTCGATGTAGACCGACCAGACATCTGTGCGATTTGGGTAGATGCTCAGAGTGGTCTCGAAAATGGCTTTGGCTCGTTCCGCATCCCCCAGCTGGAACTCAAGCTGGGCAAACTTGGAGATCACATCCATGTCTGCAGGGAGAAGGCAgctcacacacagaaagcagacagactcccccccgccccccaaccCCAATCCAGTGTGCTACAGTGACAGAGTGACTCCTGGTTCCCCGCCCTTGGGCTCCAAGACCTAGGTGATAACAAGAGGGAAGCAGTGGTGGGTTTAGGGTCAAGTACACAGAGGGACACTGATCTGTGACTCCCACAGCAGCATCCTACTCTCTAGGACCAGAAAGGGGGTGGGATGCCCAGGGGCAACAGAATTAGTGTTTTTTGGTTCCTTTGTCTTTGGAGTTTAACCTTTGAAATGCAAAATGAATTAAGTTCATGAACACAATCAGTAGAGAGCTGGCGATTACCCTCCACAGGCTTTTCTAATACCACCCTCAGATGAAAAGACATTTCCCCACCCTACGCCCAGGTGTCAGAGAGCCTGACGTGTTTGGGAACTGGGTTGGTAGGTGGGAAGGAGCCCTCACGCTCTTTATTAGGCAGGCATTCTAGGGCTCGCTGCATCACACGGTGActggccccagcctggcccctccGCAAAAGAAAGGCGCCGTATTTTATCCAGACAGCTTTCTCCTGCCTGAAACGCTT
The genomic region above belongs to Manis javanica isolate MJ-LG chromosome 7, MJ_LKY, whole genome shotgun sequence and contains:
- the CALHM2 gene encoding calcium homeostasis modulator protein 2, with product MAALIAENFRFLSLFFKSKDVMIFNGLVALGTVGSQELFSVVAFHCPCSPARNYLYGLTAIGVPALALFLIGVILNNHTWNLVAECQYRRTKNCSAAANFLLLSSILGRAAVAPVTWSVISLLRGEAYVCALSEFVDPSSLTAGEEGFPPTHATEILARFPCGEGPANLSGFREEVSRRLKYESQLFGWLLIGVVAILVFLTKCLKHYCSPLSYRQEAYWAQYRTNEDQLFQRTAEVHSRVLAANNVRRFFGFVVLSKDDEELAAKFQVEGTQPRPQWNAITGVYLYRENQGLPLYSRLHKWAQGLAGNGMAPDNVEMALLTS